From the Pseudomonadota bacterium genome, the window CCGGGCGAGCGCACGCCGGTAAGCGGCCGCATCGACGTCCGGCCTCCGCAAGGTGCCGGCCTCCGGGGAGCCGACAATCGTCTCGTACAGCCGGTGCAAGCGCCCGGCCAGGCGCACAAAGCCACCCCGGGCACCCGCGGCGGTAGGTTCGCCCCGATGCGGCGAGCGGACCTGCGTAGTGACATTGCGCGTATAGCGCTCCTTGTACTGGTCATAGAACGCACAGTGCACAACGATGCTGACCAGAACGAGCACGGCCAGCGGCCACGCCCATCCACCCCCCCCGAGGTAGGTCACGCTCGTGCGAGCGAGCGCATACCAGATTGATACGCCGACCACGAGATCGATGAATCCATCCAGCAGCATGCCAAACCGGCTGCCTCCACCGCGAAGCCGGGCCAGCATGCCATCAGCGCAGTCGAGCACGACGGAGAGAAACAACAACAGCGCCCCCAGCACGGCGAACCCGGGTCCGCCCTCGATCACGTGATAGCAGGAGGCAGCCGCGCCGAGGCCCAGCGCCCCCGATAGAAGCGTTATGTGATTCGGGGAGATCGGCAGGCTCAGATGTTCCAGCGGCCGGATGAGCGCAAAGGCCAGCGGCCGGTGCAGGTAGCGGTTGACCGGTTCCTCGACGGCCAGCTCCTTCAGGGATTTTCGAAGTGTCCACGACGATACAGACCGCCCCGCAGACTGGAGCGATGGGCCCACAGACTTCAGCGATCGAGAAGCGTAGTGCGTGGATTCGCAGCTCTTCATGGACCCGCCCTTGCATGAGCGAGGTCGCCACCGGCGCTGCGCGTCAAAACCCGCCCGGAAGCCAGCCGCCGGGCTCGAGCGAGATCGGTGTGGTCATCGACCTCGACCCAGCAGCGGGCCGGGACATCAACCAGGTGCGCCACCATCCCCTGCTGCAGCAGCTGGTCGAGCGCCGCTTCATAGAAAGCGCCGGCGTTGCCTTCACGCGCGAGCTCGAGCACCCGGCTGAGGAAGCATGCTCCGCTTGACGTGTCGAAGGAGTAGACCCCAATCGACTCGCCTGCAGCATGCTCCAACGCGAGCTGCTTGCTGACTCGGCGCACGCGACCCTCCGTGTCGACGCTGACTTTCATGGCCTCTGCGTCCAAGCGCACGCGTCGATCGACGGCGATGGTCAGCCCGACCCGCAGCGGCCCGCCCGATGCGACAAAGCGCGGGGTCAGCGCGCGGTCGAAAACTTCAGGACGGGCCCACAGGTCACCGTTGACGAGCACGAAAGGCGCCCCTGCCAGCTCCCGGGCAGCCCGAGCCACCGAGTGGAGCGTGTTTGTAGCGGCGAAGTCTTCGTTGACCACCCAGCGAATGCGCATCGAGTCGAATCGCCATGACTCGACGGCCGCCTGAATCAGCTCTCGCCGGTGACCCACGACCAGCACGCACTGCCGGATGCCCGCACGCTTGAGGCCATCGAGAATGCCCCAAAGCAATGGTACGCCGCGAACCTCTATCAGGCCCTTGGGCCGCTCGCTGGTCATGGGCAGAAGGCGGCGCCCCACGCCTGCCGCGAGCACGAGGGCCCTACGCTCGGCTCCCGCCGAGCGCAGGGCCGTGCCGATTTCAGCCGCCGTGCCGATTTCAGTCGCTGTGCTGGTCCAATGTGACGACGAACCCATGAGTCGGTCCCGAAATCCGCCGGCTCAGCTGCCTGCGGTGCCAGGTTGTAGGCTGGCACGAAGCAGAAAGCACGCCAAAAAACGCTGGGCGTTCTGGGGGCTCCGAGACTACTCGATCCCTGCCACCCAAGCGAGGCACCGGTGCCTCGCCGGGGCCGCAGTCCGAGCATCGTGCTGCCTCGCGCTTCGCAGGCTGATTGCGCACGAGCTCGAGCAACGTGGCAGCGGATTCACAGGTGTGGCTACAGCGACCCACCTCGCAGTCGGAGCGAGCCCCCTGGCCGACGCTCTGGTAGAGCACTACCTTGCGCAGCTGAAATGGCCGCAATGCTCCGGGCTCGCCTCAACCGATTCGTTCACGAAGCGTTTGTGGCAGCCCTGACGCTCTTCTTGCTGCTGCTGCCTTTGGCGCCGCTGCATCAGCTCAATACGCGGCACCACAACGTGAGCCGCGTCGTGGACCATTCGAGGCTGGAGTTCGAGCTGGGTGAGGGCTCAAACCTGAAACCCGGACGCGAGCTAGGGATCTACCGCTTCAACCCGGGTTGGCGCGCGCCCATCGGACGTGCCGTGCTGGAGCGGATCGAAAGCGGCAAGGCGGTCGCGCGCTACGACGCCGCCGGGTTCAGCTGGCCCATGGGCATCCAGGGCAGCGTGGTCGAGCTGCGAGGCGGTTTTGCCCGGATCGACATCGGCGACCAGAACGGGCTCCGGGAACGAACGGAGCTGAACGTCTATCGCGCCCGTACCTGGGTGGGCCGCCTGCGCGTCAGGCGCGTACGCACGCATGATGCAGATTGCGTCATCGAGCGGCGCACTCACGCCGATCTGCTCGGAGCAACCGTCTCACCCTACACGATTCCCACCCAGGTCGCGTATCTGAACGCCCCGTGGGTCCTGGGCCTCGAGTACGCGGTACTGGTCCTGTTCGGGCTCTTCGTGCTGGGGCGGCTGTGGCAGCGGGACCGTTACGCCAGGATCGCCCAGATGATCCGGGGCCTGCTCGCCAGGCTGCGCAAGGCCCAGCTTCTCATTCACGTCGTGATAGGACCTCCCGCCATCTACGTGCTGGTCAGCGTTTCCCTTCTGGCGGTCGCCCATGTCGGCGCGCAGCTCGCTCAGGTGCTGGCCGGGACATCGATGGCGCCCCCGCTCGCATCGCTGTGGAACACCCTGTCCGCTCCCTCGCTGAGGCTGCCCGCCAGCTTGCTGGTCGGAACCCTGTACTATCTTGTCCTGCTGCGCAAGCGTCGGTCTCCCCTGGGGCTGCTCTGGCAGCGTCTGCGTTATCGGCCGCCGACCTACCGCTGGTTTCCGTGGCACCAAGTACGCAGCTACCCCTGGCTCGATCGATTCGTGCTCAACTGGGTCCTGCAGCTGCTGCTCGCCTATGCCTTCGCGCATACGCTCTGGGGCTTCTTGGCCAGCAACCTCGCGGCCATGGGCGACCTCGGTTGGCGTGACCTGGGTCTCGATTTTCACGACCCCGCCGCGTTTCTACCTTCCCTCGGCGCGATGCTGGCGAGCACGCCGGATTACAAGTCGAGCGAGGCGCTCTTCGGCATCGTTCGATTGGCGCTGTTCTCGGTCACCATCGTGGGCTGCATCGTAGGCTACGGTCACAGCATCGTTTCGATCCTGTGGACCAAGAGTATCCGCAACGTCGATTTCACACTCCTTGGCTGGATCACCAACGGGGTCTGCTATGGACCGCTGCTCGGGACGGCCCTGTGGCGCTTTGTCTACCCTGCTTTCGGATCAGAGCCAGGAATCACGGAAGGACCGCTCTACCACGCGATCTTTGCGGCAGACTTGTTCCTCAATTTGCTCTACACGCTGTCCATCTGGAATCTGGGTACGATGTTCGGAGTGATGGTCGACAAGGGCGTGCGCCGCTCCGCTTTCTTCAGTGTGGTGAGACACCCCAACTATACGCTGGAGGCCGCCATGTTCTACGTTAGTTTCCTGCCCGATATGACCAAGCCCGCCCACTACCTATCGGGGCTCACCTACTTCATTACTTACTGGATACGCTCGGAACGTGAAGACATGTTCATGACTGCCTCCAATCCCGAGTACGCGCAGTACAAGAAGGCCGTTCCCTGGAAATTCGTACCTGGGATTTACTGAAGTTTCAGGCTAGAGATGCGAAGCCAGCGCCGGCAGCACTGCGCCCGCGCGTCCCGCCACGCGTACGCGCGCCAGGGAGCCGGCACGCGTGGATCCCAGATTGACGATAGCGACGGGGACGCCCCGGCGCGCCGCCTTGCGCACGAAGCGTAGGCCCGACCACACAGCAAGCGACGAGCCAACGACCAACACAGCAGTCTATCTGAACAGCCACTCGGGCGGCGTCAGCCGGTCGAGGTGCTCGCGTAGATGCGCTGGCAATCGTGAGAGACCGACCTGATAGGACGCGTTCATCCAGCCGAAGCCTTCGCGAGTGATGTAAGCGAATTCGGTGCCTACGTTGCCGTATTCGGCAAAAACCTTGTGGGAGCGTTGGAGAACGTCGAACTTCTCAGGCACCGTGCCGTTGTAGTCGACCGCATTGCGGGTGATGGTGTACAGCCACCTGTAGATGAGCCTATCGGCGGTGCCCTGCATTCCTGATTCGCGAAGTCCCTCCCAGATGAGCATCTGATGCGGGGGCCAACCGTAGGGGAAATCCCACTGGCGCGGCGGGCGCGCGTCCGACAATGCGCCGCGTGAGGCCCGGGCGGAAGCGGCGACTCCGCCCGGCATCTCCAGCGCCTCGAGCGCCCTTGCCGCAAGACGCGCGCTATCCTGCGGGCTCAGAATGCGCGTCTCGGGATCATCGCGGTGCCAGGCCCAGAGCGGATAGAGCGTGGTTGCGCTCACGTAGTCGTGACGGCCGCCCTGCTTGGTATCGTAGTCGAAGAATAGACCGCGCTCGGAGTCCCATAGATACCGCAACATGAGCGAGCGCCGAACGCGCGCTCTTTCGTACCAGTCCCGGCTCCGTTCCAACCCCTTGGGCCCCTTGATCTGGCCACCGAAGTGGTCTTTGAGGGCTCGCGCGATGTCGAGCTCCGTGCGGTGAAGCAGCGCGTTGAGATCAACCGTGACGAAATCGGCGCACCGGTCGCCGTCCCGCTGCCAACGGTAGGTCGTGTCGTGACCCGATTCGCGCACACAGCGGTCGTGTACGAAGAAACGGTCGAGCTCCGGTATGCGCAGCTCGCCGGACTCATAACGTCGAGCCAGATCACGCACCGATAGCCCGCGCACCGCAGCATGCGACCGGTAGATGGCGTCGAAGTGTCCCGGCTCGACTTCCGGCGGCGGACCGAGCCCAGCCCCGTGGTACCGGCTCAGGCCGAGCTCGGTCAATCGTGGCTTCCGGGTCCAGACGTTCCTGTACTCCGCGATTGCCGCCAGCAGGGCTCGCTTCAGCCAGGCACGTGCCTGGCGTTCGGGATCGCTGGCTCCGAGCCGCTCGAACACCGCAAGCGCCATGGGAGCAAGAAAGGGCGGCTGGGACCGCGTCAGGTAGTAAGTGCGGTTGGCGTTGAGGATCTTGCCGTAGTGACTGACCTGGTAAACGAAGTTATCGACCATGGCCCTGGCGAGCTCGACACGATCGTCCACCAGCAGCCCCAGCACCTCGAAGTAGCTGTCCCAACCGTACATCTCGTTGAAGCGCCCGCCCGGCACGACAAAGGGCAGGCCGTGCAGCTTGCCGTCGCTGCCCCGAGCCAGTCCCAGCGACAGCAGGCCATGACGCAAGCCCAACCCGCGAACGTAGCCAGGAGTGACTTCGCGCGGCAGGCGCACAACGCTTAGCTTCAAGTCGGCTCGTCGATCGGCGATTCCCTGGAAGTAGGCATACGCGCGCTCGTCCTGGAACGGAACGTACAGGTAATGCCTGCCACCCTGCGGCAGCTTATCGTCGTGCAGAATGCCCGCCAGCCCCGCTTCGTCGATGCGGCGCGTCAGCCCGTCCCAATAGCGCTGACGTATGAGGCGTGAAATGCGTTTCACCGGCGCCTCGAACACCAGCGCGGGATCGAGCTGCCCGATTGAGCATGCTGCGTCGCACGCGCTCTGGGCTCGCAAAGGAGAGTCCCGCCCCGAGCACCGGCAGCCGGTTCGCGCTGAGAGCCGCGATCGTGCCAGCGTCAGCTCCTGCAGCAGATTGGACAAGTAGTAGGTGCCCGCTATTTCGAAGCCTTGACCCGCCGCGGAAAGCAGTAAGAACCGCCGACCCGCAGCGCCTTGCTCGTGCACGACGTCCTGCACCGTGATGCGCTTGTCGCCATCCGTATCGTGCTCGTCAAGCAGGCGTCTGAGATTGGCTGCGACATCCACTGCGATCGACCGCTTGGGCCACCACAGAGGCGCGCCCGCTTTCGCTGGGTTCGGCAGCGGACTCACTGCGGCCACGCTTGGGCGCCCCGCGTAGCGCCCGCAAGCGGCTGCCAGCGCCAAGAGCGCACAACAGCAGGCCGCCTTCCACGCCCTTGTCGTATATGCAGCCCGACGACCCGCAAGCATGAGTCCGATATGCCCTATTGTGCGGCCTTTTGATAGTCTGGCGTCATGCGCGCCACACTGGTTGCGCTGACGGCACTGGCTCTCGGACAGCGGGCTTGGGCCCAGTCCCATCCCGGAGGATTCTCCGCCAGCGCTGAGGCAGGTATTGTCGTTCCCGTGGGTTCCGAAGGCGAGACAGCCGGAACAGGGTTCTTCGTGGCTCCGCGCCTGGCGTACGAGCTGAGCTCCGGGATCGCTCCGACCCTCGGCCTCAGCTACTCGCGCTGGGGCTCGACTTACGGCCCGCGCTGGGAGCTTTCGGCATTGCCCGGCGTTCGCTGGAACATCGGCACGAGATCCTCCGTGCGCGCGCGCCTGAGGCCATGGATTCAGGGGAGTGTCGGCTGGGGGCAGCTTGACAACCACAACAACCGCGGCCGTGGTCGTGTCGATAGCGGCCCGCGGTTTGAAGCCGGCTTCGGCATCGAGTATGCGATCAGCCGCTACCTGCGGATTGCTGGCGAGCTGATGCTCAACCGCCTTCAGGGCGGTGGCGAGCTAGACTTCAACACCACCTGGTTCAGTGCCGGCGTGGCCCTGACCTACGCACCTTAGGCGTCGGGTCAAAATAACATCGGCACTTCGATTTTCGATCCATCCCGTCCAGCGGTGTTGCGCCGCCTTCGAATACAGGGAGTATTCGCGCGACAGCGCGCCTTGCTGGCCCGACGCCTCAAAGCCGACATGGCAATGTTATTTTGACCCGACGCCTTAGAAAGCGCGGACGCAGGCGGCCAGCAGAAACGCCGTTTCCGCCAACTCGATGACGGCGCCGTAGACATCACCGGTCAGCCCGCGCAGCCTCCGCGCTGCGAACGTGGCGAAGCCAGCTGCCAGGGTCGCCGCGATAGCGACCGGGAGCAGCAGC encodes:
- a CDS encoding CDP-alcohol phosphatidyltransferase family protein is translated as MKSCESTHYASRSLKSVGPSLQSAGRSVSSWTLRKSLKELAVEEPVNRYLHRPLAFALIRPLEHLSLPISPNHITLLSGALGLGAAASCYHVIEGGPGFAVLGALLLFLSVVLDCADGMLARLRGGGSRFGMLLDGFIDLVVGVSIWYALARTSVTYLGGGGWAWPLAVLVLVSIVVHCAFYDQYKERYTRNVTTQVRSPHRGEPTAAGARGGFVRLAGRLHRLYETIVGSPEAGTLRRPDVDAAAYRRALARPMALMRWLGLGSNLTVMYVAILLSAWQPMAPWWLGHIVINGAMNAMLIVAVVSWKRAEQGLGPATK
- a CDS encoding phosphocholine cytidylyltransferase family protein, which codes for MGSSSHWTSTATEIGTAAEIGTALRSAGAERRALVLAAGVGRRLLPMTSERPKGLIEVRGVPLLWGILDGLKRAGIRQCVLVVGHRRELIQAAVESWRFDSMRIRWVVNEDFAATNTLHSVARAARELAGAPFVLVNGDLWARPEVFDRALTPRFVASGGPLRVGLTIAVDRRVRLDAEAMKVSVDTEGRVRRVSKQLALEHAAGESIGVYSFDTSSGACFLSRVLELAREGNAGAFYEAALDQLLQQGMVAHLVDVPARCWVEVDDHTDLARARRLASGRVLTRSAGGDLAHARAGP
- a CDS encoding alpha,alpha-trehalase, translated to MDVAANLRRLLDEHDTDGDKRITVQDVVHEQGAAGRRFLLLSAAGQGFEIAGTYYLSNLLQELTLARSRLSARTGCRCSGRDSPLRAQSACDAACSIGQLDPALVFEAPVKRISRLIRQRYWDGLTRRIDEAGLAGILHDDKLPQGGRHYLYVPFQDERAYAYFQGIADRRADLKLSVVRLPREVTPGYVRGLGLRHGLLSLGLARGSDGKLHGLPFVVPGGRFNEMYGWDSYFEVLGLLVDDRVELARAMVDNFVYQVSHYGKILNANRTYYLTRSQPPFLAPMALAVFERLGASDPERQARAWLKRALLAAIAEYRNVWTRKPRLTELGLSRYHGAGLGPPPEVEPGHFDAIYRSHAAVRGLSVRDLARRYESGELRIPELDRFFVHDRCVRESGHDTTYRWQRDGDRCADFVTVDLNALLHRTELDIARALKDHFGGQIKGPKGLERSRDWYERARVRRSLMLRYLWDSERGLFFDYDTKQGGRHDYVSATTLYPLWAWHRDDPETRILSPQDSARLAARALEALEMPGGVAASARASRGALSDARPPRQWDFPYGWPPHQMLIWEGLRESGMQGTADRLIYRWLYTITRNAVDYNGTVPEKFDVLQRSHKVFAEYGNVGTEFAYITREGFGWMNASYQVGLSRLPAHLREHLDRLTPPEWLFR
- a CDS encoding outer membrane beta-barrel protein codes for the protein MRATLVALTALALGQRAWAQSHPGGFSASAEAGIVVPVGSEGETAGTGFFVAPRLAYELSSGIAPTLGLSYSRWGSTYGPRWELSALPGVRWNIGTRSSVRARLRPWIQGSVGWGQLDNHNNRGRGRVDSGPRFEAGFGIEYAISRYLRIAGELMLNRLQGGGELDFNTTWFSAGVALTYAP